One window of the Rhizorhabdus dicambivorans genome contains the following:
- a CDS encoding DUF1192 domain-containing protein has protein sequence MPRVRVNVVAMEPDDLFAKRPDDPVNQLIRQDIDHLSIDELEARISALTGEIERCRTKIQKAVNHRATAESLFKR, from the coding sequence ATGCCCCGCGTCAGGGTCAACGTTGTTGCCATGGAGCCCGACGATCTTTTCGCGAAGCGCCCCGACGATCCGGTGAACCAGCTCATCCGGCAGGATATCGATCATCTGTCCATCGACGAACTGGAGGCGCGGATCTCTGCGCTGACCGGCGAAATCGAGCGTTGCCGCACCAAAATACAGAAAGCCGTTAACCATCGCGCAACGGCGGAAAGTCTATTCAAGCGATGA